From Pseudomonas sp. AN-1:
TGGCGGAGTGGCGGCGGAGTGCTCATGAGTCCGATCATAGCCGCGCCGCCGGCAGGCGCACAGCTGCCGCGCCCTGCGCGCCCCGTCCAGCCGCCTTTCCGGGCTGGCGGGCGTGCCCAACAGGGCTGCAATCGCGCATCATGGCGGCAGTCCGACCAAGGAGGTTTCCATGCCCATTGCTTCGTCCGTGCTGCGGCTTGCCGCGGTGCCGCTGGGAGTGCTGTTCGCCGCCGCTGCCGGGGCGAGCGAAGAGTCGCAGTTGCTCGAGTCGATCAACGCCTACCGCGGCCAGGTGCAGCGCTGTGCCAACCAGGTGTCCGAGGAGCTGCCGCCGCTGGCGGCCGATCCGCGGCTGATCCTGCCGGCCGGCGCCGTGGGCGACCTGCAGCAGGCGCTGACCCGCACCGACTACCAGATGGTGACCGCCCAGGCCATCAGCCTGTCCGGGCCGCGCGACGCCCAGGCGGTCATGACGGCGCTGCAGGCCAGCTACTGCCAGGTGCTGCTGGACCCGCAGTTCGTCGATATCGGCGTCAGCCGCGCGGGGCGTGACTGGCGCATCGTGCTGGCGCGGCCGCTGCTGGCCGGGCGCATGGGCGACTGGCAGGCGGAAGGGCAGAAGCTGCTCGACGGCATCAACGCTGCCCGCGCCCAGGCCCGCCAGTGCGGCGGCCAGGCCTTCGCCGCGGCGCCGCCGCTGGCCTGGAACGCCACCCTGGGCAGCGTGGCGGAAACCCACAGCCGGGCGATGGCCAACGGCAACTTCTTCGCCCACCGCGACCGTGACGGCCGCACCCCGAGCGATCGTGCCGAGCTGGCCGGCTACGGCGGCGGGCTGATCGGCGAGAACATCGCCGCCGCGCAGGACAGCGCGCGCAAGGTGGTCGACGGCTGGCTGGCCAGCCCCGGCCACTGCGCCACCCTGATGAACCCGCAGTACCGCGAACTGGGCGCGGCCTATGCGATCGACCCGAAGAGCGATGCGGGAATCTACTGGACCGCGCTGTTCGGCGCGCCCTGAGCGGCGCGCCGTCGAGCGGGCGGGAGAATGCCGTCCGCTTGGCTATGCTCAAGGGCGGACTTCCACACCACAGGGGAGGAACCGCGATGAGCAGTTTCGAGATCGAGAGCTGGTGTAAGCCCAGTCCCGCCGAGAAATCCGTGCCCATGGGGCTGATCCACTTCTACATCGGCGGCGACCAGCGCGTGAAGCTCGAGCAGGCCGAAGAGCGCCTGCAGCGCAGCGGCGCAGCCGAGGAGCTGCTGGACGTCGACCTCGGCACCCTGGAGCTGGTCACCCCACCGGAATGCGGGCCGCTGTCCGACTGCCAGCTGCGCGTCTACCTGCGCAAGGAGGACCAGCGCGGCCAGTTCCACCTGGTCGGCCATCGCGCCAGCGACGGCAGCCTGATCTATAGCAACGCGGTGCTGATCGACGCGCTGATGTAGCGAGCCGGCCACGGACGCGGCTGGGGAAGGTGGGGCGCGGGTGTTACCGCACCGGTGCCGGTGTAACGCCATCTGGGTCGGCGGGTAACCGATTGGCCGTCACCGGCAGCCCCGCGGGTGCGCCTTAAATGGATAAGTCATTGATTTTAAAGGGATTTCAAGAGTTGGCACGGCACCTGCTTTATCTCTGGCACAACAAAAACAACAACGCTGAACCAACACAACAAAAACAAGACGTAACGACTCCATAACAACAAGAACAACAGGGTGGAGGCGCAACAAACAGATTCTTTTGGAGAGGAGTTGCCCGTCAGGGATCTCCCCCCGACCGGACCGAGAACGATAAAACTGCCCCGAGGCAGCGGCCAGCACCGGTAGGACCCGCAAGGGTAGCGGCAACATCAGCGTCCAAAGGAATACGTTTGTTCTTGCGGTCCCGACTTGGGACTACCACCGGCCTCCGGCCGGGCGGGTTGCCAAAAACAACAACAAGCCCGTCAGCACAACAAGAACAAAGCATGACCGATTCGAAGGGGGAGCCCATGGGCTCCCCCTTGTGCTGTCTGCCTTCCTGATTCTGCCTGTGCTCCTGCCAGGCGGGTCCGTCCCGCCTACTGCCGCTCGCCCAGAATGATCCGCCATTCCTCCTCGCCGATCGGCATCACCGACAGCCGGCTGCCGCGCTGCACCAGCGGCAGGTTCTCCAGGCCGGGCAGGGCCTTGAGGCGGTCGAGGGAGATCAGCCGCGCCAGCTTGCGCCCGAACACCATGTCCACCGCATCCCAGCGCGGCTTGTCCGGCGTGCTTTTGGCGTCGAAGTAGGGCGACTGCGGATCGAACTGGGTCGGGTCGACGTAGGCCGTGCGCGCCACCCGTACCACGCCGGCGATGCCGATGTCCTTGCAGCTCGCGTGGTAGACGAACACCTCGTCGCCCTCGGCCATGGCCCTGAGGAAGTTGCGCGCCTGGTAGTTGCGCACCCCGTCCCAGCGGATCGGCGTCTGCGGCGCGCGGGCGAAGTCGTCGATGCCGCATTCGGAGGGTTCGGTTTTCACCAGCCATCTGGCCATGAGCGCGTTCCTGTGCAGAGTGGGGCGGGCAATCATAATGCAGCCCGGCGCGTCGGGCTGGACAAGCGCGCTCGCGGCCCCTACAAAGACGGCCTCGCGCGGGCCGGCTGCCGGCCGGGCGCCCAGATCGGATCGAGAGACAGGTGGACTTGTGAGAAAGAAGAAACCCGTGGACCCCGTTCGCCAGGCGAACAAGAACCGTGGCTACCGGATCGGCTGGCTGATCGCCCTGGCCGGCATCGTCTGCGGCTTCGCGCTGGTGGCGCTGAGGCAGGGCTGACAAGGCGCCGAGCGCCCCACGGCAGGCACGCAAGGAGGCGTCCCATCATGCTGCCCTATGATCGTCGTCTGAAACCGCTTTCGCGCCAGCTGCGCAACGACATGACCGACGCCGAGCGGCGCCTGTGGGCCTGCCTGCGCCGCAAGCAGCTGGGCGGTCTGCAGTTCTACCGGCAGAAACCGCTGGCTGGCTACATCGTCGATTTCTACTGTGCCGCGGCGCAACTGGTCATCGAGCTGGACGGTTCCCAGCACCATGCGCCGGAGGCCATCGAATACGACCGCCAGCGCACCCGAACGCTGGAGGCGCTGGGGCTGCGGGTGATCCGCTTCGACAACCGGCAGGTGCTGCGGGAGCTGGAGGGGGTGCTGGAGGTGATTCGGGAGGTGCTGGGAATCCCCCCCGGCCCCCCTTTTGCAAAGGGGGGAGTGGGACGGTGCGAGGTCTGATGGTCGGGGGCGTCACCCGCAGCGGCGGAATCCCCCCGGCCCCCCCTTTTGCAAAGGGGGGAGTGGGACGGTGCGAGGTCTGATGGTCGGGGGCGTCACCCGCAGCGGCGGAATCCCCCCCGGCCCCCCTTTTGCAAAGGGGGGAGTGGAGCGGTGCGATTCCTGATGTTCAGGCACAGAACGCCATTCGCCAACACGCTGCCGAACCATCTCTGCATTGGCAAAGAGGGCGTAGGTCTGTATGGGCTCCAGGTGTTCAGGCACAGAACACCATTCTCCAGTCCACCACCGAGCCATCCCCCCCTTTGCAAAAGGGGGGCTAGGGGGGATTCCCTCTACTGCTGCAACGCAGGCCTGCTGTCCTTGCCGGCCGACCAGATGCGGTAGCGCACCTCCACGTCGGCGGGGGCGTAGATCACCAGCGGTAGCCTGCTGTTGTAGCGCACCAGCATCGGCTCGCCACCGACCGGCACGAAGGCCTGCTTGCGGCTGTCGTCCGGGCAGGCCATCAGGGTGCCGAACGCCGGGCCGACCTTCTCCAGCTCGTAGTAGCCGTAGCCCCAGCCTTCCACCGTCTTCTCCTGCCACTGGCCGCCCAGGCGGCGCTGGTTGCAGTCCACCTCCATGGTCTTGCCGGCGATCAGCTCCACCTTGTAGTCAGCCTCGTCCGGCTGGGCCGGCAGGTCGATCACGTGGCGCTGGTAACCCGCGGCGGCGGCCGGGAACGGCTTGAGTGCCTCGGGCGTAGCGGCGCAGGCCGCCAGCGGCAAGCCGATGGCGAGGGCGAACAGGGCGGGGTGGCGAACGATCATGGGCAAGTTCCTTGCGCTGGGGCGTTGCGGGTGAGCCGCATCACGGTAACAGACTGACCGGCCCGGCGTGCCGGGGTTCCATGGCGCAACCTGCGAACTGCGCCATGCCGCGCTGCCGCGTGGCCTCTTTCCGTGGCGATAGGAACGGGTAGAGTATCGCCACCCGCAACCACCGCGAGAGGATTCCCCATGCCGACCTACGACTACCGCTGCGAAGCCAACGGCCAGGTGTACGAAGTCCAGCACCCCATGGCCCTGAGCCCGAAGACCTGGGGCGAACTGCGCGCCGCCTGCAGCCTGGCGGAAGATGCCTCGATCCCAGACGACGCCCCGGTGACCAAGCTGCTCGGCGCCTCCGGCGTGGTCAGCAGCCGCGCCCTGAAGAACCCCGAGCCCCCGGCCTGCGCCCGCGGCGGCTGCGCCGGCAACTGCGTCTGAGCGGCAGGCCGATTCCGTAGGGTGGAGGACTCGCGCAGCGATCCTCCACCGGGCGGCGCCGACCGAGCGCGCGGCAGCTCCCCGTCACCCCGCCCTGCGCCGTTGTCTGCCCTGCGGCTGCCCCGCCGCCGGGCGTGCTTTTCATGCCCCCATCCCCGGCTTGGGCTATGATGCGCGCCCCCACGCTCCGCCTGGAACATCAGACCATCATGGCCGGCAATACCCTCTACAACGACCTGTCCGGTTATTACGACCTGATGTGCGCCGATATCAACTACCCGGCGCAGAGCCACTGCGTGCACCGGCTGCAGCAGCTGTTCGGCAATGGCGGGCGCCGGCATCTCGACCTGGCCTGCGGCACCGGACCGCATGTCCGCCACTTCATCGACGCCGGCTACGCCAGCAGCGGCCTCGACATCAACCAGCCGATGCTCGACCGCGCCGCCCTGCGCTGCCCGGAGGCGCAGTTCTCCCGCCAGGACATGTGCGCCTTCACCGCGGACGAGCCGCAGGACCTGATCACCTGCTTCCTCTACTCGATCCACTACAGCGGCGGCCTCGACCGCCTGCAGGCCTGCATCGCCACCGCGCACCGCGCGCTGGCCAGCGACGGGCTGTTCTGCTTCAACGCGGTCGACAAGCGCCGGATCGACAACGCCTCCTGCGTGAGCCACAGCGCCCAGCATGCCGACGGCCTGTTCAACTTCAGCTCCGGCTGGAACTACCCCGGCGAGGGCGAGCGCCAGTCGCTGCGGCTGCGCATCGAACGCCGCGTGGCGGACGAGACCCAGGTCTGGCACGACGAACACCCGATGGTCGCGGTGAACTTCGACGAGCTGCAGGCGCTGCTGGAGCCGTACTTCGAGGTGCATGTGTTCGAGCATGATTACCAGAAGCTGATTCCTTGGGACGGCAGTTCCGGGAATGCGCTGTTTGCCTGTGTGAAGCACTGAGGCTTTCCAAGCCAGGTAGGGGCGCTTTTCGCCGCCGCATCGCCCGGCGTAGGGTGGATGGCCACCCCGTGGAAAACTCGCGCAGCGATTTTCCACCAAGCGAGGTGCAGGCTACTTCGCTGGAGCATGCGGCGCTGCGGGTGAACGCGGAGTGTCGAGGGCTGCATTCCCACGCGGAGCGTGGTAACGATCGGAGTCCTGCAAGCGCATGGCCTCAGACGAAGTGTTTGGGCGCGTTGATGATGCGCTGGTACTTGCGCAGCTCCCGTCGGCCGTTGCGGATATCCAGCAGGAATATCTCCGAGGTGCGCCAGATCATCATCCACGCGGTGACGGTGACTACCCCCACGGGGATGGTGCCCTCGACGCCCAGCGCCGTGGCCGCCAGCACCAGGGTGATCGCCAGCCCTGCCAGCACCACCCCGCCCAGCCGCTGGGCTCTGATATTGCCTCTGAGCTGTTCGCTCTTTTCCGTAAAGGTATTGCCGATGGCCTGCTGCAGGCGCTCGCGCTCGTCTTGCGGGCAGCTGATTTTCAGCTCCAGTTCGGAGTGATACCAGGCGCTGTCCGACAGGTAGTCCGCCAGTTCGGGGCACAGTCTGGGGTTGTCTGGCGAGGCAAAGGGATTCAGGTAGTCGTGCTGGATCGTCAGGTCGATCTTCTGGCTCATGGCGTACCTTCGCAGGTTCAGGTCGTGGCTGGCGGGCTTGTGTTGATGGTAGACGCGCCGCCAGGTAACGGCCTGAATCGCCTCGGAGGGGGGATTTGCTGAGTGCCGCTGCCGATCCACGAAGGCGGCGGGGTGCTCAGCCAAGAGGTTGAGATTTTCGTGCCGCTGCTGTTTTCCGCATTGATTGCGGCAGTCCTGATAGTTCCCACGCTCTTGCGTGGGAACGCATCCCTCAATGCTCCGCGTCAGCTCAGATCCAACGGTCGATACCGATCAGTCCAGTCTGTCCCTGATAGTCACGGGCACTGGAGTAGCGCCAGTGCTCGGGCCGATCCACATAACCGCGCCGCAGCGGATTCTGGTGGATGTAATCCAGCTTCTGGCGCATGACGTCCTCGCTGCAGACCAGCTCGGCATGGCTGCCCTCCTGCCAGAGCTGGTATTCCCGATCCTGCTTGTGCGCTCGCTTGCTGAAACTCAGCCGCTGCAGGACCGACTCCGCACCGCGTTGCTGTAGGTCGTCGAGTATCCGGCGGGCCGTGTAGGACTTGAAGCTGCTGACACATCGGCCCAAGTCGGGAGCCTGCGCCAGATAGTGCAGGTGGTTTTCCATCACCACGTAGCCATACAGTCGCAGCCCCTGATGTGCCTGCTGGTAACGCCAGCAGTCGAGCAGGATGTCGACCAGGGCGGGGCGGCTGAACAGTGGTAGCCACTCCATCACCGTGCAGGTGAGGAAGTGCGGTTGCGCGGGATCGGTAATGACGTAGCGGCTGCGGCCCATGGGATTCGTCCGTGAATCGGTTAGTGGGGCTGGCGTGGTACTTGGCTGATGGCTCCCACGCTCTGCGTGGGAGCCTAGCCGGCGACGCTCCGCGTCGCTACGGGGCTGCGGTTGTGCGCAGGACTTCGAGGTGGACGCGGAGCGTCGAGGGATGCGCTCCCACGCGGAGCGCTCGTCGTTATACACAAGTCCCGGTGAGCGCGTCGCGGGCCTCAAAAGCGATGACAAAGTCCCGCAACCGCTGCAGCCCGGTCCACATTGCCTTGGGCCCGGGTGGCCCATCGTGCTTGCGCCCCAAATAGCCGCCCAGGCTGGCTATCAGCATCACGACCTCACCCAGCGAGGGGGGAGTCTGTGGCGGCATGCAACGCTTGGCCACCATGTAGGCGGCCCGCCACTCCCGAGCCTCGAACACCAGCTCGCAGCTCAGACCTGGACAGCTTCGCCCCAACATCAGGCTGTACAGCACCCGCCATGTCACGACCAGGTAAAGCCCGATGCAGGGCAGTAGTCGCTCTTCGGTCTCCAGCTGCAGTCGATTGATCTGGCAACCATTCTTCAGAACGTGGAAGTAAACCTCGATACACCAGCGCACGGCATACCATTCGACGACTGTAACGGCTTGGGCCAGGCCTTCCACCGGCAGGCTTGTCAGCAGCAACCACTCCAACGGCTCGACGCCCTCCGGCGGGTGCTCCTCGCAAGCCAGGACGGCATTGATCATGACCTCAGGCAAGCGATGCCCGACGCGGGACGGTGGTTGCAGCGTGAGACTGGCAGAGCGCAGAGTGACCTGCGCCAGGCGGGCGGGACGTTTCGGGCGCGCCCGTACCTCAACCTCGACTTGCCCCAGGCTTGGCGTCGCCGCCACAGAGGCCCACAGCTTGTCGGCAGCACCGCCCAGCACGCGGCGATCCTGTGCTGCGCGCACAATCCATTGCGCCCGTGTCGTCGCAGCGACGTCTTCATACTCGACGAACCACTCGTACAGATCACCTTCGGCGTCGGCGAGATTGACGACCTGGCTTTGCGGGAGCTGCCCCTGTAGCGCACAACTGCTCTGGTAGCTGTCGATCCAGCGTCGACTTTCCTTCTCGTCCACTCCTTTTCCGCGCCGCTCCTTGCGTGGGCTTGGCTCATCACGCTGCCACCACTCGGCCGCCACCACGCCCAGACAAACCCGCTCCGGTGTGAATGCCACGGTCGGATGGAGTCGGCGGGGATGCTTCTGCCTCTCCTTGATGGTGCCCACTCCCTTGGGGCCCAGATTCACCCACTTGTCTAGCTCGGTCGTGTCCTGGGCTAACAGCACCACGGGGCAGCACTCCATGCGCTGCAAGGTGGCATCCCGATGGGGGGCCAAAACTGTTTCGAAAGTGGCCTTCTCGTTATCGAAGAAACGGTAGGCCGCCATCGTCTCCGCCCAGCTCCGGCAAGCGGTAGGAATGCTGTTGCGTGGATCTGCACCCAACTGCTCCAGCAGCTTGGCGACACGCGCATTCAATCGCTCATCGCCCAGGTTTGCCGTGCGCATCTCTTCCTCAGCCCAGCTCGCGGATGACATCCCTGTACTCCCTCGGAAAACCTAAGATGGTGACTGAACTTGTGTATAACGACGAGCGCGGAGCGTGGGAGCGATCAGAGTCAGACAGCAAGTTTCTGAGTTTTTTCCAAAACAAGAGGAAGGAAAACCTCTCGCTTCACCGTCTGGCGGTTACCTACAGTCTCAAACCAGACACACCACACAGAGTTTTCTCCTGTCATGGCATTCTGGCCAACTTGCTCCACTGTCATTCTGGGGCCACCGGACTTCAATTTGACCAAGTCACCTGCGTTGAACGCTGTCATGGGGAATCCTTATTTTCGAGAGCTGTCGGGAGTCGTTTTTACCGGAACCCAAACATTTCCGGGTCGACTCGTTGGTGGGAGAGCCTTGTTGTCAGCCACTGTTGCGAAATTGTCTTTCGCACCACCTCGAGGGCCATGCTCTTGAAAAATACCGCCTTTATTACCGGTGTTTTCACCGGGCTTCTTGCCGTTTGCCATGGGATTAGCTCCGTATAGGCAGGTTGGAAACGGTGAGAAGGAAGACGGACGGAGGCGCAGAACGTCGGAATTTTTCCGAGCAGCCGAGCTTCGCACGCAGAAATTCTATAGAATCCGCGCCCATCCCTCGTCTCACCGAGGGTGAACGCTGTCTGAGGGGGAGTTTCCAGGCTGACCCCTCAGACAGCGGCTTTTCTTTCTTGGGAATCAATCCCAGGCCAACGCCCCACCCGTCTGATACTCGGTCACGCGAGTCTCGAAGAAGTTCTTCTCCTTCTTCAGGTCCATGATCTCGCTCATCCACGGGAACGGGTTGGTGGTGCCCGGGTACTGTTCCGGCAGGCCGATCTGGGTCAGGCGGCGGTTGGCGATGAACTTGAGGTAGTCCTCCATCATCGCCGCGTTCATGCCCAGCACGCCGCGGGGCATGGTGTCGCGGGCGTATTCGATCTCCAGCTGGGTGCCCTGCAGGATCATCTGGGTCGCCTCGTCCTTCATCTCGGCGTCCCACAGGTGCGGGTTCTCGATCTTGATCTGGTTGATCATGTCGATGCCGAAGTTCAGATGCATGGATTCGTCGCGCAGGATGTACTGGAACTGCTCGGCGGTGCCGGTCATCTTGTTGCGGCGGCCCATGGAGAGGATCTGGGTGAAGCCGCAGTAGAAGAAGATGCCTTCCAGCACGCAGTAGTAGGCGATCAGGTTCTTGAGGAACTGCTTGTCGGTCTCGACGGTGCCGGTGTTGAACTGCGGGTCGGAGATCGAGCGGGTGTACTTGAGGCCCCAGGACGCCTTCTTCGCGACGCTCGGGATCTCGTGGTACATGTTGAAGATCTCGCCCTCGTCCATGCCCAGCGACTCGATGCAGTACTGGTAGGCGTGGGTGTGGATCGCTTCCTCGAAGGCCTGGCGCAGGATGTACTGGCGGCACTCGGGGTTGGTGATCAGGCGGTACACGGCCAGCGCCAGGTTGTTGGCGACCAGCGAGTCGGCGGTGGAGAAGAAGCCGAGGTTGCGCATGACGATGCGCCGCTCGTCCTCGGTGAGGCCGTCCTGGCTCTTCCACAGGGCGATGTCCGCGTTCATGTTGACCTCTTGCGGCATCCAGTGGTTGGCGCAGCCGTCGAGGTACTTCTGCCAGGCCCAGTCGTACTTGAACGGCACGAGCTGGTTGAGGTCGGCGCGGCAGTTGATCATGCGCTTCTCGTCGACGCGCACGCGGGCGGCGGCGCCTTCGAGGTCTTCCAGGCCTTCGCGGATGTCCAGCTCGTTGAGCGCGGCCTTGGCGCGGGCCACGGCGGCGGAGTCGTCGGCGGTGACGGCGCGGGCGTCGTGGGCGAAGGCGTCGCCGGCGCTGTCCAGCTTGTCGAGGGTCATCGGCGCAGCGCTCTCGCTGGCGGCAGCGGCCGGCTTGGCGGCTACGGTTTCCTCGGTATCGAATTCATCCCAGCTCAGCATGGTGCTTGCTCCTGATTGGGGGACCGGGGCAGGCCGGTCGAAGGTGTTCGGTAGCCCCTCTCCCGGCGGGAGAGGGGCGTGCGGCTTACTGGCAGGCTTCGCAATCCGGGTTGTCGATGCTGCACGCCTGCGGCACTGGAGCCGGCTTCGGCTCGGCGGCCGGCAGGCTTTCGTCCACACCTGCGGACACGGCGTTGAGCTTGCCGGTGGTGATGGTCGACTTCTCGGTGCTGGTGGCGGCCAGCGCGCGGAGGTAGTAGGTGGTCTTCAGGCCGCGGAACCAGGCCATGCGGTAGGTCACGTCGAGCTTCTTGCCCGAGGCGCCGGCGATGTACAGGTTCAGCGACTGGGCCTGGTCGATCCACTTCTGACGGCGGCTGGCGGCCTCGACGATCCACTTGGTCTCGACTTCGAAGGCGGTGGCGTACATCGCCTTGAGGTCGGCCGGGATGCGTTCGATCTGCTGCACGGAGCCGTCGTAGTACTTGAGGTCGTTGACCATCACCGGGTCCCACAGGCCGCGGGCCTTGAGGTCGTGGACCAGGTAGGGGTTGATCACGGTGAACTCGCCGGACAGGTTCGACTTCACGTAGAGGTTCTGGTAGGTCGGCTCGATCGACTGCGACACGCCAACGATGTTGGAGATGGTCGCGGTCGGCGCGATGGCCATGATGTTGGAGTTGCGCATGCCCTTCTGCACGCGGGCGCGGATCGGCGCCCAGTCCAGGGTGCTGGAGCGGTCGACCTCGATGTACTTGGCGCCACGCTGCTCGGCGAGGATGTCCAGCGAGTCGATCGGCAGGATGCCCTGGCTCCACAGCGAGCCGTCGAAGGTCGAGTAGGCGCCGCGCTCGTCGGCCAGGTCACAGGAGGCCTGGATGGCGAAGTAGCTGATGGCTTCCATCGACTGGTCGGCGAAGGCGATGGCGTCTTCGGAACCGTAGGCGATGTGCTGCAGGTACAGGGCGTCCTGGAAGCCCATGATGCCCAGGCCCACCGGGCGGTGCTTGAAGTTGGCGTTCTGCGCCTGCGGCACGCTGTAGTAGTTGATGTCGATGACGTTATCCAGCATGCGCACGGCGGTCTTCACGGTGCGCTCGAGTTTGGCGGTGTCCAGCTTGCCATCGACGATGTGGTTGACCAGGTTGATCGAACCCAGGTTGCACACCGCGATCTCGTCGGCGTTGGTGTTGAGGGTGATCTCGGTGCACAGGTTGGAGCTGTGCACGACACCGACGTGCTGCTGCGGGCTGCGCAGGTTGCACGGGTCCTTGAAGGTCAGCCACGGGTGGCCGGTCTCGAACAGCATCGACAGCATCTTGCGCCACAGGTCCTTGGCCTTGATGGTCTTGTGCAGCTTGAGCTTGCCGTACTGGGTCAGGGCTTCGTAGTACTCGTAGCGCTCCTCGAAGGCGCGGCCGGTCAGGTCGTGCAGGTCCGGCACGTCGGACGGGGAGAACAGGGTCCAGTCGCCGTCCTCGAACACGCGCTTCATGAACAGGTCGGGAATCCAGTTCGCGGTGTTCATGTCGTGGGTGCGGCGACGGTCGTCACCGGTGTTCTTGCGCAGCTCGAGGAATTCCTCGATGTCCAGGTGCCAGGTTTCCAGGTAGGCGCACACCGCGCCCTTGCGCTTGCCGCCCTGGTTGACCGCCACGGCGGTGTCGTTGACCACCTTGAGGAAGGGCACGACGCCCTGGCTCTTGCCGTTGGTGCCCTTGATGTAGGAGCCCAGCGCGCGCACCGGGGTCCAGTCGTTGCCCAGACCGCCGGCGAACTTTGACAGCATGGCGTTGTCGTGGATGGCGTTGTAGATGCCCGACAGGTCGTCCGGAACGGTGGTCAGGTAGCAGCTGGACAGCTGCGGACGCAGGGTGCCGGCGTTGAACAGGGTCGGGGTCGAGGCCATGTAGTCGAACGACGACAGCAGGTTGTAGAACTCGATGGCGCGCGCCTCG
This genomic window contains:
- a CDS encoding ribonucleoside-diphosphate reductase subunit alpha, yielding MHTDTTRENAQADAGQDLAATAPGQLRVIKRNGTVVPYTDDKITVAITKAFLAVEGSSAATSSRIHDTVARLTEQVSATFKRRMPSGGTIHIEEIQDQVELALMRAGEHKVARDYVIYREARAQERKRAAATSEVAQPHPSIRVTLANGEKTPLDLGRLQTIIAEACEGLAEVDGALIQRETLKNLYDGVSEKDVNTALVMTARTLVEREPNYSYVTARLLMDTLRAEALGFLGIAERATHHEMADFYAKALAVYVDKGIEFELLDPKLREFDLAKLGAALDHERDQQFTYLGLQTLYDRYFLHKNDIRFELPQVFFMRVAMGLAIEEQDREARAIEFYNLLSSFDYMASTPTLFNAGTLRPQLSSCYLTTVPDDLSGIYNAIHDNAMLSKFAGGLGNDWTPVRALGSYIKGTNGKSQGVVPFLKVVNDTAVAVNQGGKRKGAVCAYLETWHLDIEEFLELRKNTGDDRRRTHDMNTANWIPDLFMKRVFEDGDWTLFSPSDVPDLHDLTGRAFEERYEYYEALTQYGKLKLHKTIKAKDLWRKMLSMLFETGHPWLTFKDPCNLRSPQQHVGVVHSSNLCTEITLNTNADEIAVCNLGSINLVNHIVDGKLDTAKLERTVKTAVRMLDNVIDINYYSVPQAQNANFKHRPVGLGIMGFQDALYLQHIAYGSEDAIAFADQSMEAISYFAIQASCDLADERGAYSTFDGSLWSQGILPIDSLDILAEQRGAKYIEVDRSSTLDWAPIRARVQKGMRNSNIMAIAPTATISNIVGVSQSIEPTYQNLYVKSNLSGEFTVINPYLVHDLKARGLWDPVMVNDLKYYDGSVQQIERIPADLKAMYATAFEVETKWIVEAASRRQKWIDQAQSLNLYIAGASGKKLDVTYRMAWFRGLKTTYYLRALAATSTEKSTITTGKLNAVSAGVDESLPAAEPKPAPVPQACSIDNPDCEACQ